From Aedes albopictus strain Foshan chromosome 1, AalbF5, whole genome shotgun sequence, one genomic window encodes:
- the LOC134288734 gene encoding uncharacterized protein LOC134288734 — MATALGSQPCIQQSCPGCNKPNSDGGATVVCYQCRRWYHDACAGRTGEIEDGSWSCVACTLSISGTAKSIISTSSTRSTRMRLELMRLEELQKAKEKHMLERQERERLREERIQKEKEDLAEKYIDEKYALLMSETLEDGASSVRSRGSRQRSLDKVSTWMDAGQRENSAEDTALGDSIVSLPQPPVTGIQNNLLHGTPLSSLGVKVVSTGESKQNTGEAEQRPNMYPLLPVQELSSKSDSTVGAEQRGQYGGTKVLPTIAENSSLLIPSNAAAHTVSSSAPITIQPSVSCGNAPPKLSANSTAARLAAPDSALHQSFSSRVHINDAPAAFPTMLPPSAPTWMEPPVARVDSALPTVADQRFLNEPPQLQRHPVYAPAQHLPSWQPPLPYACQSRSLLANGAYNGASEPFLGQYQQQMAARQVVPRELPVFTGNPEDWPIFISSYRNSTVMCGYTEAENLMRLQKCLRGNALEVVRSNLLLPSSVPQVLDTLETLFGNPERLIQSLLTRVRNTPAPKSDRLETLINFGIVVQNLVGHLKAANQQVHLTNPSLLHDLVSKLPANIRLDWALYKKRMVTADLETFSNYMSAIISAASDVTHFSDLDIQQSSRNEKQNSKEKSFLNAHSSTNDYKPLGQRGSDSSSKTAGTVKPCFVCQRTGHRVKECFEFKSLSLSDRWKTVKTHQLCPKCLVPHGKWPCRTSRSCDVSGCIDNHHSLLHPGVPESSDVAVVSVHRQPKSVTIFRIIPVVLYGKTTQLETFAFLDEGSDLTLIDEEIADLLGVNKGEQRNLCLKWTSNVTREEANSRQINLEISGAGGGKRFPLMNVRTVGRLDLPLQTLDYVRLAESFPHLQKLPICSYENATPRLLIGLSNLQLAVPLKCRVGRGNQPVATKTRLGWTVFGNMAESNASHSFHICECTTDEKLHNLVKDFFAAENVGIVSGPLPEGVEDARAKAILLETTRKGNDGHYETGLLWRYDEFEFPPSYDMAARRFYCLERRLRAHPELRDNLDKQIIEYQSKGYAHKASSRELEDADTKRAWYLPLGLVTNPKKPGKVRIIWDAAAKVNGVSFNSMLLKGPDMLTSLPSVLFRFRERKFCITADIKEMYHQVKIRPADRTSQRFLYRSDPSQELETYIMDVATFGSTCSPCSAQHVKNVNAIEWKELYPEAASAIIENHYVDDYLDSRDTEEEMANLAIDVRVVHSKAGFELRNWRSNSEEILRRIGEESATTEKIIGGDKSSQTERVLGMTWMPTDDTFTFSVVLPDDLQQMAFGAGKVTKRGALRLLMTLFDPHGLISNFLIHGKIVLQDLWRSGVTWDEAIPQEISVRWNRWVNQLSTLQNVRVPRCYFPSYNVQDLQALELHVFVDASESAYACVAYFRIIERGVPRCAFVSSKAKVAPLKSLSIPRLELQAGVIGSRLAKAIKDNHTFPIRRTVYHSDSSTLLSWIRSDTRKYRQYVAVRVGEILETSEVSEWRWVPSKLNVADEATKWCNGPALEPDSRWFKGPEFLYQPEEHWPRQKCLPSDTTVEMRSSNTHQEIVCRAVIDISRFSKWERLLRSVAYVFHFIDCCRAQKEERKSLLDQTDFERAERTLWKLAQTDEYADELVELKKQSKGTGRRQLHFDKSSKIRKLSPFLDEFGVIRMEGRIEASPFASFDAKYPIILPRVHYVTELLVEWYHRRFGHGFNESVVNEIRQKFHVSHLRVLVRSVTKRCKLCLVRKAEPRVPRMAPLPTVRVTPFERPFSKVGVDYCGPFAIKVKRSNVKRRFIDRRGAPTEIYTDNGTNFQGTCRELAEQLASVNEGLAETFTDAQTKWIFIPPASPHMGGVWERLVRSIKAAMEGLRHLRSPTEEVFQTLCTEAESMMNCRPLTYIPLETCDQEALTPNHFLLLSSSGVKQAVKTPTDDRMGLRSDWDQCQLLLDRFWTRWIREYLPTITRRTKWFEDVQPLSEGALVFIVNDKQRNSWVRGKVVKLIPGVDGRIRQADVQIAGGGILRRAVAKLAVLDVIEASKADGTGQLYGSGDVSPGNTADHSTMCAEPSDGRDHP, encoded by the exons ATGGCAACAGCATTAGGATCTCAACCATGTATCCAGCAGAGCTGTCCTGGTTGCAATAAACCCAATTCCGACGGCGGGGCGACGGTCGTTTGTTACCAATGTCGGCGCTGGTATCACGATGCTTGTGCGGGTCGAACTGGGGAGATCGAAGATGGCAGTTGGTCATGCGTAGCGTGCACTCTATCCATAAGTGGGACGGCAAAATCGATTATATCTACGAGCAGTACTCGATCGACCAGAATGCGACTGGAACTGATGCGATTGGAAGAACTTCAGAAGGCTAAGGAGAAGCATATGCTCGAACGGCAGGAACGGGAGCGGCTACGAGAAGAACGTATCCAAAAGGAGAAGGAGGACTTAGCAGAGAAATATATCGACGAAAAATACGCTTTACTGATGTCGGAGACATTAGAGGATGGGGCCAGTAGCGTGAGAAGCCGAGGAAGTCGTCAGAGAAGTCTGGATAAGGTTAGCACATGGATGGATGCAGGGCAGCGAGAAAATTCCGCAGAAGATACGGCATTAGGAGATTCGATAGTGAGTTTACCACAGCCGCCGGTAACTGGGATCCAGAACAACCTTCTACACGGAACTCCGTTGAGCTCACTCGGAGTTAAGGTGGTCAGTACCGGCGAATCAAAGCAGAATACTGGGGAAGCAGAACAAAGGCCAAATATGTACCCCTTACTTCCGGTACAAGAACTTTCTTCGAAGAGTGATAGTACAGTAGGGGCGGAACAAAGAGGTCAGTATGGAGGAACGAAGGTGCTACCGACGATTGCAGAAAACAGTTCGTTGTTGATACCTTCGAATGCTGCCGCGCACACAGTATCATCGTCCGCACCGATTACTATTCAACCGTCAGTGTCGTGTGGGAATGCGCCGCCGAAATTATCTGCTAACTCGACAGCGGCACGATTGGCCGCGCCTGATTCAGCGCTACACCAATCCTTTTCCTCGCGTGTCCACATTAACGATGCCCCAGCTGCTTTCCCGACTATGCTTCCACCATCAGCTCCGACTTGGATGGAGCCCCCAGTAGCGAGAGTAGATTCAGCGTTACCAACAGTAGCAGATCAACGGTTTTTAAATGAACCACCTCAGCTACAACGTCATCCGGTTTACGCGCCAGCACAGCACTTGCCATCCTGGCAGCCACCTTTGCCATATGCATGCCAATCCCGTTCACTACTGGCAAATGGAGCATACAACGGAGCATCGGAACCTTTTCTAGGTCAATACCAGCAGCAGATGGCAGCGAGACAGGTAGTCCCAAGGGAACTCCCAGTCTTCACGGGAAACCCAGAAGACTGGCCTATATTCATTAGCAGCTATCGTAATTCGACAGTGATGTGCGGCTACACGGAGGCCGAGAATTTGATGCGACTCCAAAAATGTTTGCGTGGGAATGCATTGGAGGTAGTACGAAGCAATCTGCTGCTGCCATCTTCGGTTCCGCAAGTCTTGGATACATTAGAGACACTTTTCGGCAATCCAGAACGGCTTATTCAGTCCTTACTAACTAGAGTGCGAAACACTCCGGCTCCAAAGTCGGACAGGCTAGAAACGCTGATAAACTTCGGGATTGTTGTTCAAAACTTAGTTGGACATCTGAAGGCGGCCAATCAACAAGTTCATCTTACAAATCCTTCGTTGCTGCACGATTTGGTTAGTAAACTTCCTGCGAATATCCGACTGGATTGGGCACTCTACAAGAAGCGCATGGTTACTGCCGACCTGGAAACCTTCAGCAACTATATGTCGGCGATCATTTCAGCAGCAAGCGACGTTACGCATTTCAGTGATCTCGATATTCAACAATCATCTAGAAACGAGAAGCAGAACTCAAAGGAGAAGTCGTTCCTGAACGCCCACAGCTCAACAAACGATTACAAACCGCTAGGTCAACGCGGTAGCGATAGTAGCAGCAAAACTGCGGGTACGGTAAAGCCTTGTTTCGTTTGTCAGAGAACAGGACATAGAGTAAAGGAATGCTTCGAGTTCAAATCACTTTCCTTGAGTGACCGCTGGAAAACTGTGAAAACACACCAACTTTGCCCAAAATGTCTCGTACCTCACGGTAAGTGGCCATGCCGGACATCAAGATCTTGCGACGTTAGCGGGTGTATCGACAATCATCATTCGCTTCTACATCCTGGAGTTCCCGAATCATCCGATGTCGCCGTAGTATCCGTACACCGTCAACCGAAAAGCGTAACGATTTTCAGGATCATCCCTGTTGTTTTGTACGGCAAAACAACGCAACTGGAGACATTTGCCTTCCTAGATGAAGGATCGGATTTAACGCTAATCGACGAAGAAATCGCCGATCTGCTGGGAGTGAACAAAGGTGAACAAAGAAATCTATGTTTGAAGTGGACTTCGAACGTCACTAGAGAAGAGGCAAACTCTAGACAGATCAATCTGGAAATAAGTGGAGCCGGGGGTGGCAAACGATTTCCTTTAATGAACGTGCGTACTGTTGGACGTTTAGACTTGCCCCTTCAAACATTGGATTACGTTCGGTTGGCAGAAAGCTTTCCCCATTTGCAGAAATTGCCTATCTGTAGCTACGAGAACGCAACTCCGAGGTTGTTAATCGGACTGAGCAATCTGCAACTTGCGGTTCCGTTGAAATGTCGTGTAGGTCGTGGTAATCAGCCTGTAGCGACCAAGACTAGACTGGGCTGGACAGTATTCGGCAACATGGCCGAATCTAACGCGTCTCACTCATTCCATATATGTGAGTGCACAACCGATGAAAAGCTACACAACTTGGTAAAGGACTTCTTTGCAGCTGAAAACGTAGGAATAGTAAGCGGACCTTTGCCAGAAGGCGTTGAAGATGCTCGCGCCAAAGCTATTCTACTAGAAACCACAAGGAAGGGCAACGACGGGCATTACGAAACCGGTTTGCTTTGGCGCTACGATGAGTTCGAGTTTCCACCAAGTTATGACATGGCTGCCAGAAGGTTTTACTGCTTGGAGCGCCGACTTCGAGCACATCCGGAGTTGCGAGACAATCTGGATAAGCAGATCATCGAGTACCAATCGAAAGGCTATGCACATAAAGCCAGCAGCCGAGAATTGGAAGATGCTGATACAAAACGCGCTTGGTATTTGCCACTGGGTCTAGTGACCAACCCAAAAAAGCCCGGAAAAGTCCGGATCATTTGGGACGCGGCCGCAAAGGTTAATGGTGTGTCCTTCAATTCAATGCTCTTAAAAGGGCCGGATATGCTAACCTCATTACCATCGGTTCTTTTCCGATTCCGTGAACGCAAATTTTGTATCACGGCCGATATTAAAGAGATGTACCATCAAGTCAAAATCCGCCCAGCTGACCGTACATCTCAACGATTTTTGTATCGATCTGATCCATCACAAGAACTAGAGACCTACATAATGGATGTGGCAACGTTTGGCTCTACGTGCTCTCCATGCTCAGCACAACATGTTAAGAATGTCAACGCTATCGAATGGAAAGAACTCTACCCTGAAGCAGCATCCGCGATAATAGAAAACCACTACGTGGATGATTATTTGGATAGTCGAGACACGGAGGAAGAGATGGCGAACTTGGCAATTGACGTCCGAGTGGTACACTCCAAGGCTGGCTTCGAACTAAGAAACTGGCGTTCTAACTCGGAAGAAATTTTGCGACGAATCGGGGAGGAATCGGCAACTACAGAGAAGATAATCGGTGGAGACAAATCAAGCCAAACCGAGCGAGTTTTAGGGATGACCTGGATGCCGACTGATGACACGTTCACGTTTTCCGTTGTTCTACCAGACGATCTGCAACAAATGGCCTTCGGAGCAGGGAAGGTAACTAAACGAGGCGCTCTACGATTGCTGATGACTTTGTTCGACCCCCATGGTTTGATATCCAACTTCCTCATACATGGCAAAATTGTACTACAAGATCTTTGGCGCAGCGGAGTAACCTGGGACGAAGCGATTCCGCAAGAGATTTCTGTTCGCTGGAACCGTTGGGTCAATCAACTTTCAACTCTTCAAAATGTCCGTGTTCCACGATGCTATTTCCCTTCATATAACGTACAAGATCTGCAAGCTCTTGAGCTTCATGTATTTGTTGATGCAAGTGAGTCGGCATATGCATGTGTCGCCTATTTTCGCATCATTGAGCGGGGTGTACCACGATGCGCATTCGTGTCTTCCAAAGCCAAAGTTGCTCCGCTTAAATCTTTGTCAATCCCGCGTTTGGAGCTTCAAGCGGGTGTTATAGGCAGCCGACTAGCCAAGGCGATCAAGGATAATCACACATTTCCAATAAGGCGTACTGTTTACCACAGTGATTCTAGTACGCTACTGTCGTGGATCAGATCAGACACCCGCAAGTATCGACAGTACGTGGCAGTGCGCGTAGGAGAGATTCTGGAAACAAGTGAAGTTTCCGAGTGGCGTTGGGTGCCAAGCAAGCTGAATGTGGCCGATGAAGCAACGAAGTGGTGCAACGGACCGGCATTAGAACCAGACAGTAGATGGTTCAAAGgtccagaatttttgtatcaaccGGAAGAACACTGGCCTCGACAGAAGTGTCTACCATCAGACACCACAGTGGAGATGCGATCGAGTAACACTCACCAGGAAATAGTATGTCGTGCAGTCATCGATATTTCACGTTTCTCAAAATGGGAACGCCTTTTACGGAGTGTGGCATATGTATTTCATTTTATCGATTGCTGTCGAGCACAAAAGGAGGAGAGAAAAAGTCTGCTGGATCAAACAGATTTCGAACGAGCGGAGCGGACACTTTGGAAACTGGCGCAGACAGATGAATATGCAGATGAACTGGTAGAGTTGAAGAAACAATCGAAGGGAACGGGAAGACGACAGCTACACTTCGATAAGTCCAGCAAGATTCGTAAGCTTTCGCCATTCCTTGATGAATTTGGAGTGATAAGGATGGAAGGGCGAATTGAAGCGTCTCCTTTCGCGTCCTTTGATGCGAAATATCCAATTATTCTCCCAAGGGTGCActatgtaactgaacttctggtTGAATGGTATCATCGGCGTTTTGGGCATGGTTTCAACGAATCTGTTGTAAATGAAATAAGACAAAAATTTCACGTATCCCATCTGCGAGTTTTGGTGCGCAGCGTAACAAAACGATGTAAGCTCTGCTTAGTACGCAAGGCAGAGCCAAGGGTGCCCAGAATGGCTCCTCTCCCCACGGTACGAGTGACTCCATTTGAACGGCCGTTCTCGAAAGTAGGAGTCGATTACTGTGGCCCGTTTGCGATCAAAGTCAAAAGAAGCAATGTTAAGAG GCGGTTCATCGATCGTAGAGGTGCCCCTACTGAGATATATACAGATAACGGGACCAATTTTCAAGGAACGTGTCGGGAATTGGCTGAACAACTTGCGAGCGTAAACGAGGGATTAGCCGAAACTTTCACCGACGCACAAACAAAGTGGATCTTTATCCCCCCAGCTTCTCCACACATGGGAGGCGTGTGGGAACGCTTGGTACGTTCAATCAAGGCAGCGATGGAAGGTCTACGTCATCTGCGGTCCCCTACGGAGGAGGTATTTCAGACCTTGTGTACTGAAGCGGAATCGATGATGAACTGCAGGCCGTTGACATATATACCATTAGAAACCTGTGATCAGGAAGCCTTGACTCCCAATCATTTTTTGCTTCTAAGTTCGTCAGGAGTAAAGCAAGCCGTTAAGACACCGACAGACGACAGAATGGGACTACGAAGTGATTGGGATCAGTGTCAACTGTTGCTTGACCGATTCTGGACTAGGTGGATCCGCGAGTACCTGCCCACCATCACTCGCAGGACGAAATGGTTCGAAGATGTTCAGCCGTTGTCAGAAGGTGCTTTGGTATTTATAGTAAATGACAAGCAGCGAAATAGCTGGGTACGAGGCAAAGTAGTTAAGCTGATTCCAGGAGTCGATGGGCGAATAAGACAAGCTGATGTCCAGATTGCTGGAGGGGGAATACTCCGACGAGCCGTAGCAAAGCTAGCCGTTTTAGACGTGATAGAAGCCAGTAAAGCTGACGGAACCGGGCAACTTTACGGGTCGGGGGATGTTAGCCCTGGCAACACGGCCGATCATTCGACGATGTGTGCGGAACCCAGTGACGGCCGAGATCATCCGTAG